A single region of the Montipora capricornis isolate CH-2021 chromosome 13, ASM3666992v2, whole genome shotgun sequence genome encodes:
- the LOC138030404 gene encoding uncharacterized protein, with product MSKQKRRCRVTATPIVSAYTDPQTPGSLGGVYQYAQAQGLTQKEALRELQGELAYTLHRPVRRRFKTLPVLVFHKDEQLQADLVEVQPLKRWNGGHRYLLTVIDVLSKYAWVVPVKNKTGTAVTQAFKNVLQQGRKPQRLQTDLGKEFYNAPFRRMLEREGIQHFSMHGDAKGSIVR from the coding sequence ATGTCGAAACAGAAACGACGCTGCCGCGTCACCGCCACGCCCATCGTGAGTGCCTACACGGATCCTCAGACCCCGGGTTCATTGGGTGGTGTGTATCAGTACGCTCAAGCTCAAGGATTGACGCAGAAGGAAGCCTTACGAGAATTGCAAGGGGAATTGGCCTACACACTGCATCGTCCCGTTCGACGACGGTTCAAGACGCTCCCGGTCTTGGTGTTTCACAAGGACGAACAATTGCAAGCCGATTTGGTGGAGGTGCAACCTCTCAAACGATGGAATGGTGGGCATCGCTATCTCTTGACGGTCATCGATGTGTTGTCAAAATACGCTTGGGTGGTCCCCGTGAAGAACAAGACAGGCACTGCGGTGACTCAAGCTTTTAAAAACGTGTTACAACAAGGACGGAAACCTCAACGTTTACAGACGGATCTGGGCAAAGAGTTTTACAATGCTCCGTTTCGTCGGATGTTGGAACGAGAAGGGATCCAACACTTTTCAATGCACGGGGATGCCAAAGGATCAATCGTACGTTGA
- the LOC138030405 gene encoding uncharacterized protein codes for MAPRDVTDDNERVVWTKLYGKRLKRRPRPKLKVGDRVRLSKKHRPFKKGYLPGWTEEVFIVRRVVRGPVVTYQLEEWDGTPLEGSFYEQDVQKVTVSDDALFRVVKILRRGHAVKVRWLGWPPKYDSWVPRTSMTHV; via the coding sequence ATGGCCCCACGAGACGTCACCGATGACAACGAACGCGTTGTATGGACCAAACTGTatggaaaacgtttgaaacgACGCCCTCGACCTAAACTCAAGGTGGGCGATCGTGTCCGTTTGAGTAAGAAACATCGTCCGTTCAAGAAAGGCTATCTCCCTGGTTGGACGGAAGAAGTCTTTATTGTGAGACGTGTGGTGCGAGGACCTGTGGTTACTTATCAATTGGAAGAATGGGATGGCACGCCCTTGGAAGGGTCTTTTTACGAGCAAGATGTCCAAAAAGTCACCGTGTCAGATGATGCTTTGTTCCGAGTGGTAAAGATTTTACGACGTGGACACGCGGTGAAAGTCCGATGGTTGGGCTGGCCCCCAAAATACGACAGTTGGGTCCCTCGTACCTCCATGACACATGTATAA